A single region of the Silene latifolia isolate original U9 population chromosome 8, ASM4854445v1, whole genome shotgun sequence genome encodes:
- the LOC141595390 gene encoding uncharacterized protein LOC141595390 produces the protein MIDTGDSHNFVTPDKAKRLGMKLNREGGSIKAVNSSDKPIQGVAREVAIKLDDWTGKLDFTSVPMDDFKIVLEMDFLKRTPTFLVPRNGSLMMVGSKPCLMKAIEGERKLKGPLLSAMQLKRVLQKGEPTYLCTVSMKENTSAESVEPRVQEVLEDNKDVMPDQLPMSLPPRRLVDHQIELIPGTIPPARGPYRMAPP, from the coding sequence ATGATAGATACGGGGGACTCCCATAACTTCGTCACCCCCGACAAGGCGAAGAGACTTGGGATGAAGTTGAACCGAGAAGGAGGTAGCATAAAAGCTGTCAATTCCAGTGACAAGCCGATTCAGGGTGTAGCTAGAGAAGTAGCGATCAAGTTGGACGACTGGACTGGAAAGCTCGATTTCACCAGCGTTCCGATGGATGACTTCAAGATCGTCCTCGAAATGGATTTCTTGAAGCGAACTCCGACCTTCTTGGTGCCCCGCAATGGGTCTCTAATGATGGTCGGATCAAAACCATGTCTTATGAAAGCCATAGAAGGCGAGAGAAAGCTGAAGGGACCGCTCCTCTCAGCGATGCAATTGAAGAGGGTACTCCAAAAGGGAGAACCGACGTACTTGTGTACCGTGTCCATGAAAGAGAACACTTCAGCTGAATCCGTGGAACCACGAGTCCAGGAAGTGTTGGAGGACAACAAGGACGTGATGCCAGATCAGTTACCTATGAGTCTACCGCCACGACGGTTAGTGGACCATCAAATTGAGTTAATTCCAGGGACAATACCTCCAGCTCGAGGGCCATACCGGATGGCACCCCCATAG